From Anas platyrhynchos isolate ZD024472 breed Pekin duck chromosome 16, IASCAAS_PekinDuck_T2T, whole genome shotgun sequence, a single genomic window includes:
- the CASTOR1 gene encoding cytosolic arginine sensor for mTORC1 subunit 1 isoform X1: MDLHILEHRVRVLSLARCGLWLYTHPLLKLLFLPQRCRCKFFSLTETPEDYTIMLDEEGFKELPPSEFMQVADSTWLVLSVVSNGRAPSGCQATGVTKIARSVIAPLAEHHVSVLMLSTYQTDFVLVRERDLPVVIHTLAGEFDIYKEENGESVPVTCDDASNGFLKPKAATSPTLHPVQSPQNRFCILTVAPDTLPAIATMLIDVLFYSHSPPKEPSAGGQDLDSITFFAFSLIEGYISIVMDAETQKRFPSDLLLTSSSGELWRMVRIGGQPLGFDECGIVAQIAEPLAAVDISAYYISTFNFDHALVPEEGITEVIQLLQKRQESGR, from the exons ATGGACCTGCACATCCTGGAGCACCGGGTGcgggtgctgagcctggcacgCTGCGGGCTCTGGCTCTACACCCACCCGCTGCTCAAGCTGCTCTTCCTGCCCCAGCGCTGCAG GTGCAAGTTCTTCAGCCTGACGGAGACCCCCGAGGACTACACCATCATGCTGGACGAGGAGGGCTTCAAAG AGCTGCCGCCCTCGGAGTTCATGCAGGTGGCGGACTCGACGTGGCTGGTGCTCAGCGTCGTCTCCAATGGCCGGGCGCCCTCCGGCTGCCAGGCCACCGGCGTCACCAAAATCGCCCGGTCGGTCATCGCGCCGCTGGCCGAGCACCACGTCTCGGTGCTGATGCTCTCCACCTACCAGACCGACTTCGTCCTG GTGCGGGAGAGGGACCTGCCTGTGGTCATCCACACGCTGGCCGGGGAATTCGACATCTACAAGGAGGAGAACGGCGAGTCCGTCCCCGTCACCTGTGACGATGCCAGCAACGGCTTCCTCAAGCCCAAGGCAG ccaccagccccacgctgcaCCCCGTGCAGAGCCCCCAGAACCGCTTCTGCATCCTGACCGTGGCGCCCGACACGCTGCCCGCCATCGCCACCATGCTCATCGACGTCCTCTTCTACTCCCACAG cccccccaaggagcccagtgctggtggccaggaCCTCGACTCCATCACCTTCTTCGCCTTCTCGCTCATCGAGGGCTACATCTCCATCGTGATGGACGCGGAGACCCAGAAGCG GTTCCCCAGTGACCTGCTGCTGACCAGCTCCAGCGGGGAGCTGTGGCGGATGGTGAGGATCGGCGGGCAGCCCCTGGGCTTCG ATGAGTGCGGCATCGTGGCGCAGATCGCGGAGCCGCTGGCTGCCGTCGACATCTCGGCGTACTACATCAGCACCTTCAACTTCGACCATGCCTTG GTCCCCGAGGAGGGCATCACCGAGGTcatccagctgctgcagaagcGCCAGGAGAGCGGCAGATAG
- the CASTOR1 gene encoding cytosolic arginine sensor for mTORC1 subunit 1 isoform X2 codes for MDLHILEHRVRVLSLARCGLWLYTHPLLKLLFLPQRCRCKFFSLTETPEDYTIMLDEEGFKELPPSEFMQVADSTWLVLSVVSNGRAPSGCQATGVTKIARSVIAPLAEHHVSVLMLSTYQTDFVLVRERDLPVVIHTLAGEFDIYKEENGESVPVTCDDASNGFLKPKAATSPTLHPVQSPQNRFCILTVAPDTLPAIATMLIDVLFYSHSPPKEPSAGGQDLDSITFFAFSLIEGYISIVMDAETQKRFPSDLLLTSSSGELWRMVRIGGQPLGFDECGIVAQIAEPLAAVDISAYYISTFNFDHALVSPRGTSPRRASPRSSSCCRSARRAADSGRLSPCCLSPCHPVTPGDQRGVPAGSSCPGLSPALSLFFISKPFPPSRCWAEPWGGAASLPGRGGDAVALL; via the exons ATGGACCTGCACATCCTGGAGCACCGGGTGcgggtgctgagcctggcacgCTGCGGGCTCTGGCTCTACACCCACCCGCTGCTCAAGCTGCTCTTCCTGCCCCAGCGCTGCAG GTGCAAGTTCTTCAGCCTGACGGAGACCCCCGAGGACTACACCATCATGCTGGACGAGGAGGGCTTCAAAG AGCTGCCGCCCTCGGAGTTCATGCAGGTGGCGGACTCGACGTGGCTGGTGCTCAGCGTCGTCTCCAATGGCCGGGCGCCCTCCGGCTGCCAGGCCACCGGCGTCACCAAAATCGCCCGGTCGGTCATCGCGCCGCTGGCCGAGCACCACGTCTCGGTGCTGATGCTCTCCACCTACCAGACCGACTTCGTCCTG GTGCGGGAGAGGGACCTGCCTGTGGTCATCCACACGCTGGCCGGGGAATTCGACATCTACAAGGAGGAGAACGGCGAGTCCGTCCCCGTCACCTGTGACGATGCCAGCAACGGCTTCCTCAAGCCCAAGGCAG ccaccagccccacgctgcaCCCCGTGCAGAGCCCCCAGAACCGCTTCTGCATCCTGACCGTGGCGCCCGACACGCTGCCCGCCATCGCCACCATGCTCATCGACGTCCTCTTCTACTCCCACAG cccccccaaggagcccagtgctggtggccaggaCCTCGACTCCATCACCTTCTTCGCCTTCTCGCTCATCGAGGGCTACATCTCCATCGTGATGGACGCGGAGACCCAGAAGCG GTTCCCCAGTGACCTGCTGCTGACCAGCTCCAGCGGGGAGCTGTGGCGGATGGTGAGGATCGGCGGGCAGCCCCTGGGCTTCG ATGAGTGCGGCATCGTGGCGCAGATCGCGGAGCCGCTGGCTGCCGTCGACATCTCGGCGTACTACATCAGCACCTTCAACTTCGACCATGCCTTGGTGAGCCCACGGGGCAC GTCCCCGAGGAGGGCATCACCGAGGTcatccagctgctgcagaagcGCCAGGAGAGCGGCAGATAGCGGCCGGCTGTCCCCGTGCTGCCTGTCCCCGTGCCACCCGGTGACCCCTGGGGACCAGCGCGGTGTCCCCGCGGGCTCCTCCTGCccagggctgtccccagccctgtcgctgttttttatttctaagccttttcccccctcccggtgctgggcagagccctgggggGGCGCAGCGTCGCTCCCGGGACGCGGGGGGGACGCGGTGGCACTGCTGTGA